One Natronomonas moolapensis 8.8.11 genomic region harbors:
- a CDS encoding putative quinol monooxygenase produces the protein MILVHATFPLDPAKREEALETIEDLVEQSQAEAGTIEYRAAMDVSEPNTVRFAERYEDADAFETHTETEHFEAFEAALPDLLAGEPEVLRFEVESATELEL, from the coding sequence ATGATACTCGTACACGCGACATTTCCGCTCGACCCGGCGAAGCGCGAGGAGGCCCTCGAAACGATCGAGGACCTCGTCGAACAGTCGCAGGCGGAGGCAGGAACGATCGAGTATCGGGCCGCGATGGACGTCTCGGAGCCGAACACGGTTCGGTTCGCCGAGCGCTACGAGGACGCCGACGCGTTCGAGACCCACACGGAGACGGAGCACTTCGAGGCGTTCGAGGCGGCGCTCCCGGACCTGCTCGCGGGGGAGCCCGAGGTCCTCCGGTTCGAGGTCGAGTCGGCGACCGAACTGGAACTGTAG
- a CDS encoding acyl-CoA dehydrogenase family protein translates to MNLLTDTPIPDGSHDIKARARTFADERIRPEAMAHDATGEFPIEILRAAQEAGLAGRYFSEAYGGSGWTLADRLAIIEEWFRADGGIGLALQLADFGAKVVAMHGSDEQRSEWLPPVAEENLITGLAATEPRGGSDLAGMGTTARRAGDEYVLDGEKYWTSNGVVADWVVVYARTGDDGGHDAYSLFIVPTDSPGYEAEAIDDKTGLRASQQARVELDGVRVPASNLLGEPNRGFYRIAEFFNYGRIVVAGHGIGLAAAAIEAAWDYVHDRELYDGVVADKQTVRHELIDMRERFEAARALTWTACRRVAAGEDPAFWASLAKRRATEAAESIAGDAAQLHGGEGLREENRINKIHRDSSYPSVYEGANAVQRDIAYGHWPDRN, encoded by the coding sequence GTGAACTTGCTCACCGACACGCCGATCCCCGATGGATCACACGATATCAAAGCCCGCGCGCGGACGTTCGCCGACGAGCGGATCCGACCCGAGGCGATGGCCCACGACGCGACCGGCGAGTTCCCGATCGAGATCCTGCGGGCGGCCCAGGAGGCCGGCCTCGCGGGACGGTACTTTTCCGAGGCGTACGGCGGTTCGGGATGGACGCTCGCGGACCGACTCGCGATCATCGAGGAGTGGTTCCGGGCCGACGGGGGGATCGGGCTCGCGCTCCAGCTGGCCGACTTCGGCGCAAAAGTCGTCGCCATGCACGGCAGCGACGAGCAGCGATCGGAGTGGCTCCCGCCGGTCGCCGAAGAGAACCTGATCACCGGCCTCGCCGCGACGGAGCCCCGCGGTGGCTCCGACCTCGCGGGGATGGGGACGACGGCACGGCGGGCGGGCGACGAGTACGTCCTCGACGGCGAAAAGTACTGGACGAGCAACGGCGTCGTCGCCGACTGGGTCGTCGTCTACGCCCGGACCGGCGACGACGGGGGCCACGACGCGTACTCGCTTTTCATCGTGCCGACGGACAGCCCGGGCTACGAGGCCGAGGCCATCGACGACAAGACGGGCCTGCGTGCCAGCCAGCAGGCTCGCGTCGAACTCGATGGGGTCCGGGTTCCAGCGTCGAATCTGCTCGGTGAGCCGAACCGGGGGTTCTACCGGATCGCCGAGTTCTTCAATTACGGCCGGATCGTGGTCGCGGGCCACGGGATCGGGCTGGCCGCGGCCGCCATCGAGGCGGCGTGGGACTACGTCCACGACCGGGAGCTGTACGACGGGGTGGTCGCGGACAAACAGACGGTCCGTCACGAACTGATCGACATGCGCGAGCGGTTCGAAGCCGCCCGGGCACTGACGTGGACGGCGTGTCGACGCGTCGCCGCCGGCGAGGATCCAGCCTTCTGGGCCAGCCTCGCGAAGCGCCGGGCCACCGAGGCCGCCGAATCGATCGCCGGCGACGCCGCACAGCTCCACGGTGGTGAGGGCCTCCGGGAGGAAAACCGGATCAACAAGATCCACCGGGACAGCTCGTATCCAAGCGTCTACGAGGGGGCCAACGCCGTCCAGCGCGACATCGCCTACGGCCACTGGCCCGATAGGAACTGA